The sequence below is a genomic window from Spiroplasma gladiatoris.
ATTATTTTTATTAAAAATTGTTTGATTTAATCAATTATTTAATGCATCATTTCCTAAATCTAAATAAATAGCTGCTGTTACTGACTCATAAACATCTGCTAAAATTGTATCTTTTTCATAACCTTTAGCTTCATGCTCTCCGATTCCAAGTCTAATATAATTACCTAGTCCGATTGCTCTTGATAACTTAGCCAAAGTTTCTTGCCTTACTATAGAACTTCTATATTTAGTTAGAATACCTTCATTTGATTTTGGATAGTTTTTAAATAAATACTCACTTACTTTTTGTTGTAAAATAGCATCCCCTAAAAATTCTAGTCTTTGATAATTTTTTGCTCGCCTATTTTCATTAGAGTATGAATTATGTGTTAAAGCTTCTGCATATAAATCACTGTTGATTTGTTTAATTCCGATCTTTGCAAAAAATGATTTCACTATTTAATATTTAATGATGTTTTTAAATTACTAATAACATCATTTTTTATTGCGTTATATGTCATTTTTAATGTTGCGTAGAATGAAATTACATCACTAGATCCATGTGATTTGAAAGCAATTTTGTCAACTCCTAACACAATTGCACCTGCATGGTTTTTATAATCAAACTTTGCTTTAACTTCATTAAATGCTTTTTTTAATCTTAAAGCAGCTAATTTTCTAAATAAGGTTTTTGTGATCGCTTGCTTTATTTCAAATAATAAATTTTTTGCCATACCTTCTGCCGCTTTTAAAGTCATATTACCAGTATAACCATCCGTAACAACAACATCAACAAAACCTGAAGTTACATATCTAGATTCAATATTTCCATAAAAGTTAATTTGTGAGTTATTTTTTAACAATTCATAAGTTTTCTTATGAACTTCTGTTCCTTTCGAAGGTTCTTCGCCAATATTTAATAATGCAATTTTTGGTTCCTTAACTTTTAAAATTGATTTTGAATAAGCATTTGCCATTAATGCAAATTTTTCTAAATCTTCAGGATCAGATTCCAAATTAGCACCAACATCTAACAACAAAGTTACTTTATCTTTTATTAAAGTTGGAATGACAGGCATAAAAGCAGGTCTTTCAATACTTTCTAATCTTTTAATTATAAAAATACACCCTGCGATAAATGGAGCAGTAGCTCCACCTGTTGTTATCGCATCTGCTTTGCCATCTCTAACTAGTTCTAATGCTTTCACCATTGAAGAATCTTTTTTTCTTCTAATATCAATTATGCCATCTGTCATTTCAATAATTTCTTTACAATCTAAAAAATCTACTTGCTCAATATTATATTTTTTATTTTTTAATGCATTTTTTATTAAATCTTCTTTTCCTACAAAAATTATTTTTAAGTCTTTTTGCTCGCCTAAAAGTTTAATAGCAGCATCAACTGCTGGAATTAAACCATTATCCGAACCCATAACATCAAATGCTATTTTTTTATAATTCATAAATACCTCCTTAAAAATTATATATGAATTTTTCAAGTGTTTATTTTTATAAAAACATTTTTACATTTTAAAAATAATATTTTTTATTTTTATTTTTATTTTTTTTAAAGTAAAATTTCATTATTAAGAGGTCTAATTTAGTATTTATAGTATATTTTTTCAATATATAGCAAAGAAACATTACATTTTTTTGTTATTAAATATTTTTGCTCATAATTACTAGAAATAAAGGGGTTTTTAGTGTAAAATAAATTTAATTAAATTGAGGTGTTTTTTTTTGAAAGATTATGTAATAGAATTTAAAAATTATGAAAAAAAATTTAAAAAAGGAAAGATAGGACCATTAGATTTTAATATTGAAAAAGGAAAGATAACAGCTATTTTAGGGTCAAGCGGTAGTGGTAAGTCTGTTGCTATTAAAACTATGATTGGTGCAATTTCAAAGTTTTCTGGGGAAGTAAAAGTTTGTGGGTACTCAAAAAAGAAAAGAAATGCTCATTTAGCAAATAAATTTATAAGCTTTTATACACAAATGGATTTTTCTCTTTATGAAATGAATGTTGTTACATATTTAAAAAATATGAGCATTGTCTTAGGAATAAAAAGTTCTCAAAGAGATGAAATAATCGATTATTGATTAGAATTTTTTGATTTAAAAAAAGATAAAGATAAACAAATTAAAAACTTTTCATGAGGAATGCAAAATAGATTGAGTTTAATTATTTGCGCTATGAAAAACTCAGATATATTTGTTTTAGATGAACCAGGAGCGAATTTAGATTCAGCTTGACGTAACAAACTAAAAAACTTGCTAATAGATTACAAGAAAAAAGGAAAAACAATTTTATTTACTTCTCATAATATTGATGAAGTAAATGACTTAATTGATTATTATGTAATTCTTGGTGAAAACGGGAATCAAATGTTTAAAGGGTCAAAAGAAGAATTAGACTTATATTCTAAATACAAACTTTACTTTTGTGAAGATTTTGATTATGAAGGTTTAAAAACGTTTTTAAACAGCAAAAACATTAAGGTCTTTAAACATGATAAAATTGAAAACTCTATTGTTTTTGCAACAAGATCAACAAAAGAAATCAATTGAGTATTCTTATATTTGATTAAAGAGACAAGTCCTGTGCAAAACTTAGTCAGATTACCAATTAATATGAACTCAATTTACAAAGCTATTGAGGGTAAAGACACTATAAAAAAAGTAGAAACAAAAGATAGCAATAAAGTAGAAAAAGAAAGATTTTTAAACAAGAAAGAGATAGTTAAAAACTAATAATGAAGTTTTTAATATAGGTGGGAGTATTATGTATTACATTTTATGAGTCAGAAATAATTTATTTTATGTTCTAGATCAAAACAGAATATTGTATGGAATGTACAATGATTATCAAAAAGCATTAATAGTTTGTCAACAATTAAATAGAGGATATAATCCAATTGGAATAAACTCACAACCTATCACTTATCAATATCCCAATAATAACTTTTATAGACAAATGTCAATTAATTCGCCAATGCTTCCTTATAATTATAATCAACAAGTTCAAAATTATAATCAAATGGTTATGCCAACTCAATACGGAGTTGTTCAACCTTATGATAATCAAATGATTAAAAATCAATTACCTATAAATAACAACTTAGGTCAAGCACCTATAGCTTATCAAGAAAGTATAAATTTTCAACCGAATTATTCTAACCAAGTGGCAAATGACATTAGCTATGGTACAAATAATTATTTAGAAGAACCTATTGTTCAAAACTCTAACCTTAATTCCGTTCAACAAGCAAATCCAGTTCAACAAGCAAATCCAGTTCAACAAGCAACTCCAGTTCAACAAGCAACTCCAGTTCAACAAGCAACTCCAGTTCAACAAGCAACTCCAGTTCAACAAGCAACTCCTGTTCAACAAGCAACTCCTGTTCAGCATTCAGATTCAGAAACTGTTCAAGCGCAATATACAGTTCAAAAAGAAGTAAGCGATGAGCAAAATCTTCAAAATAATAATGAAAATGAAGAATGATACATTGACTCAAGTAAAATCAAAAACTTTATTGATAAATTCTCAAATGAAGATTTTGATTCAGCATCAGAAGATCAAGAAGTTGTTGAGTTAGATAATAAAAACGAAAAAAGTCTTTCAAGAAAAGAAAAAAGAAAACTAAAAAAAGAAAACTAAAATATTAAAAAATCTGATCGTTTTTAAAAATGATCAGATTTTTTATTTATCGTACTTAGCTTTATTTTCTTGTTGTCTCGCACTTCCTTCAGAACAACAAGGACATTTTTTTTCTAAACACACTTGGCAACTTATACATTTCAAACAACTTTTACATCCATGAAACGAACCCGAACAAACTCTACAAGTGTAGCAATTATGAGCTCCTCCAGGACAACAAGCATCTGTTGATGATGAATTTTGCTTTGGTAAAGGCATTTAAATCCCTCCTTAAATTATGTAATAATTATATCAAAAATTAATTAACCAAATAAGTTAGTGGTTGTTTTTTTATTTGTCACATCGCAGCTAATCAGCCAATTAACATGATTCCTCCAATTGCAATAAATGAAACAAAAGGAATATAAACTAAAATTGGTAAAGAAATTAAAACTTGAAGTTTGTTTCAAATTACAATTTTTACAATTCACCACATTAATCAAGACATACCGTACGCACCAAAGAACGTAATTAGTGATCCTGTTAAGTACCGACCCATCACCATTCAGTTAACTTGAATATCTTTATAACCCATCGACCTCATAATCGTTATTATATTAATGGCATCTGTTACGACAATATTCATAATAACTATTAATAATATAACTAATAATAAAATATCAATTAATATATACATTAACATCGTATTTGACATTTCTGCCATTATGGCATTAATAGCTGCTTTTAAAAGTGGAAGTACAACTAAGCTCATGTTTAAAGAACTTGCACTTAAAGCATATACCATCTTATCATCTGCGTCTTTAACAAATTTACTTATAAATGTTTTGATTGGTTCAAGTATTGCGTTTGGAATTTGAATATTGTTACTTTTTAAAATACTTTCAAAATTTTTAAAATAAATATCTAAAGAAGGTCCTATCCATTCTTTTGCATTAACTCCAGATGAAGTTAAGACTGTTGTAGTTGTGAGTTTATTTTCTAAGTTTAACTGAGATTGTTGTAATTTTTTTAAGTCAAAATCTCCCTCTAAACTTTTATTAATACTATATTTTTTATTAAAGAATTGCTCATCGTTTGGTATTAATTCATCTCCAAATCTTTTAAGTAAATAATTGTAATCTACAAATATATTTTGTGACATATTATCTGCAGAAACAATTCCTACAATATTTGCTTTTAATCCAATTGTCCCTTCCCTACCAAGTTGAAGGTCAAATGTATCTCCTACTGAAAGATTTAGAATTTTTGCAATTCTTTGCGAAACTAATACATTAGTATTAATCTCATTATCGTATCTTAATAATTCTAGCTGATTGTCTCCAATATCATTTATATTAAATATAGTTCTAGGATTTCCAAATTTACCAGTGGTATCAATAGCTATTACGTTAGTATTATCAATATCAATATTTTGGTTATTTGTTACATAAGAACTAATTCCATATGCTAATAAATCTGTACTTGAATTAAATAACACAGTATTTGAAGCTATAAATTGTTCATTAGTTTTATCATTAGAATTAAAATCTTTAATAGCAAATTCAGATATTCAACTTTTTAAAATTGTATTTAAATACTTATCTACTTCATTAACCTGAGTTTGGTCGTCATCTGTTCCATTTTGATTTCAAGATCCAGAGTTAACTTTACCACCTAAATAGTTTTTTAAAATATTTTGACGATATCCTTCAACATTATTACAATCACTATAACCAGTTTCTGTTGATACACATATATATTTAGCAACATCACTTAGTTTTACAGCATTATTTAAGTTTTCGTCTTTATTTTTAATGTGATAAAGATTGTTATCACTATCGCTTCACTTAGATACATTATCAAATAAGTTTTTTGCAGCCATTTTTTTTTCATCTAAACTTGTTTTTTGATCTAAAATTTTATTTAAATTTAATAACATATTATTCATTGCATTTTCGAATTGATTATCAGAAAGTTGGTCCAAAGGATAAGTTAAAGAAATAATGTTGTAAAAAATTGGCACTATTCTTTTGTAACTATCTAGAACCATTTCATCGATTTTTGCTTTGTTATTTGTTCTTAATATTGATATTTTTTCCATTAAAATTGATATTTGATCATATTTATTAAAATATTTTTTTCCTTCTTTTTCAATGAAATCTTCTACACTTCCAGCTTCATTATAATCAACATAATTTATTTTTGGTGTATTTGAACTATTGTCAACTACAATTTTATCTTTAATAGCTAATTTAGAGTTTCTTCAATAATTATAAATATGATTCGTGTCCTTTGTATAAATATTAAAAGCTCCATTTATCATATTATTGATTATTGGTAATGCTCTCATTTGAATTGTAAATAAAAACGAGCTAAAACCTATTAAAATCATTATTAAAATAAATTTACCTTTACCAAAGCTTATAAAGTTTTCTTGCATTCGATAGGAAAAACCTAAATCCTTTTTTTTCAAAAAGTATAATAATAGTCGATTAAATGCAAAATAAATTAAAGTTATAGGCACAGTTATATAAATTGCAATAGAAAGTCATTTGTAATTTTTTTGTTTTGGAGCATTGTTCATTAAGTCTAAAGCACCCTCATTTAGATAAGAATATATAACAAAATATGAAACTAATGCAAAGATTAATGGAATAATAAAAATTAAAACAACTAAAAAGATTGGATTTGTGTAAATTTGTTGATAGTCAAAAATTACAATATTTGCATATACTTCACTTGCAGCTTTTATTTGAAAAGGTATTGATAAAATATAGCCAAATATAATAGCAACAAACATCGTCATAAAGGTTTTTATACTAAATATTCAAGTTAACTCTCTTGTTTTATAACCAAGGGATTTAAAAACTCCTAGTTGTTTTCTTGTATTGTTAATTTCTTTTTTTAATACAAAAGTTATAAAAAAGAAAGCTAAGAATAATAAAATCCCTCCAATAATACTAAATATTCAAGTCATAATTTTTAGATTTGTTAATTTATCTATTTGCTCATGTTTTCCCATTGCTTTAAATGGAGTAATACCAGCAGATATCATTCCTTCAAAATTTATAGTTGGATCTGATACGATATAAGAATTCATATTATATTTAGAATTTTTTACCATTCTATCTTGGTCGATAGAAGCACTATTTGGCAACATAAAATTCTCACCTAAAAAGTTATTTGAAAATAAAACTTCTTCATTAAAAAATGACTTATCTACATAGATTTGAGAATAGTTATTAGTAGAATCTAAATAGCTTTCATGGCTTGGGGTTAATGCTGAATACTTATTTGCAATACCAATAATCCTAAAGTTTAAAGAGATTTTGCTATTAGCTTTTGTTGGATAACTTACTGAAAATGTATCCCCTATTTTTAAGTTATTTGACTTTAAAAATAAATCATTTACAAACGCTTCAATTTCACCACTATCTTTTGTAACTTCTTCTAAAATTGTTTTAGTTGATTTTTGAATAACTAAATTATTTAAATTAGCATCTTTTTGACTAGTTAACAATGAGTTATAACTTTCAATAGAGTAAGTGTGGTTTACATTTCCTACTGCTGATTTTGTATATAACTTTTGAAATACATTATAGTTTAAATCCTGTTCTTTTTGATTAATGATACTTAATATTTTATTTGTGATATATGATTGAATATTTCTCGAACTATTAAAGAGTGCCATTTCTTCAAAGACTTCTGATTTGAAGACATTGGCAAATTTAATTGTTGTATTACCTTCATCGTCAACAACATACGAGTGTTCTTTTGAATTTTGATTTTTTTTGTCAGGTTCTACTTTTACTTTGTACTCGTAATCTTTTCCACCTCTTGAAAGGTAATAACAAAAGTTATAAATTATATCTGCTTTAAATTGCAAAGCGGCATTTTCATCTACTTTTTTAATTTTATTTGAATGTTCTACTCAATTGTTTACATAATCATCAATTAACTCATGTGCTTCATTTGTAAATCACCCAAAACCATCAGTATATTGTTTTGTAATTTTAACAGTTTCTTGTTCGTAATTTATTTTGTAAGGATTACCTTTATACAAAACATCATCCATAAAATTAGGATTATATCTAAACTTATATTGCATTTGAGTATCTCATTGATTTGTATTATTTTTAATGCTTTGTGCTTTTAAAGAAAGTTGCAAAGGAGTTGCTAACATACCCATAACTATCATTGTAAAGATAGACAAAAAAAGAATTGTCCCTAGGGTTTCAACTCAAGATTTTATAAAAAGTTTTAGATAAGATTTGAATATATTTCTCATACATTTCCTTTATAATTTAATTATATATAAAAAATAATAAATAAGTGTTTAAATTAAGGGGAATTATGGATTTTGCGTTATTATTTGAAGTAGTATTTGATATTTTATTTTTTATTAACTTTAGAAGTTATGCAAAAAGTGGGTTGTCAAATTATATAATAGATAAAAAAATTTTTAGACACTACTTAATATGAGGTTTAATAGAATTTATAATAATTTTAATTTTTTTAATATGTGCTGTGTTATTTATAACCTTAAAATTAGGAAGCGATTATGTCACAAGCTTTTATATTTATATTGGGGTTTTTAGCTTTTTTGCTTTACTTTTAGAAATTAAACAAGCTAGTTTTTCAATTAATTTAGTAATTTTAAGCAAAGAACTAAACAAAGTTTATAAGATAAAATTTAAAAATATTATTTATGTAATTTTAATTATTTTACTACCAATTATAGGATATTTTATCAATATAATTTATTACAATATTTTAAAAAAAATAGCTATAGAAAGCGGTTACTCTTTTGAAAAATATTTGAAAAATAAGAAAAGTAATGACAAACTTGTATAAAATCAATAATTATTTATAAATCTATTGTTTTTAAACTATAAATGATATATTATATTCTAGTCCGAGGTGAAAAATTATGGCAAGAAAAGACGACTTAACTAATAAAGGACCATTATCTGGAAGTTCAAGATCACATGCTATGAACTCAAATAAGAGAAAATGGAATTTGAATTTACAAAAAGTTCAAGTAATGGATGAAAACGGAAAAGTAATGACTTTGAAAGTATCTGCAAGAACCTTAAGAACTTTAAAAAAACATAATCAATTAGTTAAATAATAAGATCCTTTATAATATTGGATCTTTTTATTTGCTCAAATAAAAAAGAGCTAAAAGCTCTAAAATTATTATTCTATTCCTATAATAAACGAATAGACTTCTTGTCCTCCATCAACCACTTCATATTCAACATCAAAATTTTCATCAAGTAATTTTCTTAAATCATTAACATCTTTAAAAGTAGCATCAACTCCTGTAAATATAGTTATTATTTCAGTTTTTGAAGATATATATTTTGCTAAAACCTTAGTAAATAGATCAATTAGCTTATCAGCTGACATGATTACTTTTTTGTCAACTGTAATCATAAATTGACCTTCTTTTACAACAACTCCATCAATTGTTGCATCTCTTGCTGCTTTGTTAATTGATACTGATGTTACATTTTTTAATGATTTTACGATATTTGATTCATTTTTCTTAATTGATTCTTCTGGATCTAAACTTAAATAACCAGTCATTCCTTGTGGAATAGTTTTTGTATCCAAAACAACAACTTTTGATAGCTTTTCAACTTCTTTTGCTTGTTTTGCAGCAAGTAAAACATTACTATCATTTGGGAAAATGTATACAACTTCTGAATCAACTGCTTCAATTGCTTTTAAAAAGTCATTGGTTGAAGGATTCATTTTAGAACCTCCATCAATCACATAATCAATATTTAATTCTTCTTTGAAGTACTTTGCCATTCCTCTTGAACGAACAACAGCAATGGTTGCATATTTTTTTGATAATGTTCTTTGTTTTTGTGCAGCTTCGCTTGCACCACTTCCACCTTCAGATTCTGTTTTAACTTGATGTTCTGCTTGAATGGTCATATTTTCTACTTTAATAGTTTTAAATTCTCCATATTGTTGCAAGTAAGTTAAAACTTGTCCCGGCATAAGTGCATGGGTGTGTATTTTCATAATATCTTCATCAATAACAACAACAATTGATGAGTTACCATATTGTTCTAATTGAGATCTTATTGGATCTACTTTTAATTTATTTGTTCAGTCACTATTTAGCATAACAATAGTTTCAGTACAATATCCAAATTCATCTTCAATATTTAAATCTAAATTTCCACCATTATTTTCTTCTAACTTTTTCAATTTTTGAACCGGTTTAAAGTTAACAGCATAGTGTTGAACTCCTTCTAAAAATTTTACAAGTCCATATCCACCACTATCAACAACTCCAACCTCTTTTAAAGCTGGCAATAAATTCGGTGTGTTTTCTAAAGATTTATTAGCTACTTCAATGGTTTGTTCTCAAAATGTTTTAACATCAATTGAATTATCATTGATTGAATTTACAAATTCACTTGTTTCACGAACAACTGTTAACATTGTTCCTTCTACTGGTTTCATAACAGCTGCATAGGCAACTTCTTTAGCGTTTGTAAATGCTTCTTTTCAAGTGTTAATATTTAAAGTATCGCTGTTTTTCATTGCATTTGAAAAACCTTTAATGATTTGAGAAAAAATAACTCCAGAGTTTCCTCTAGCTCCCATTATTAATCCTCTTGCAAACTTTGCCATTAATGCTCCGATACTATCAAATTTTTCTTTTTCTATTTCGGCTAATCCATTGGTACAAGTTAAATTCATATTAGTTCCAGTATCTCCATCTGGTACTGGGAAAACATTTAACTTGTCAATGTGTGGGTAATTATTATATAAATTATTAACTCCACTAGTGATCATGCCTTTTAAAATTTCTACATCTTTCATAGTATTATCACCTTCTAGTATTTTTTTGTTTTTTTTATAGATAATAAAAAAATTGCAAATAAATTTGCCAGTTATATTAAATTGAAGTTACAAGATTTCTAGATCATCTATTGCAACATCAACCATATAATTTCGCACAAATTGGTTTTGTTTTTCCAACTCATACTTTACACGCGTTTGAATTTCACTAACAACTTCTCTTATATTTACACCATTTATTAAAATAATATGAATCTTTATTCTTATCACTTCTGCTGCAGAAGAAATTTCTACAGCTTGACTAATATCATTTGTTTTTATATCTTGGTCTAACTTCGCACTGCTGTTTGCAAAAGAAATTACACCAGGAACTGTAACAATAATATCTTTGATTACATCAAAAATAAGTTGATCAACCACTAAGATACCTCCAAACATGATTTGTAAATATAAAGTAGCTAGATGAAAATTTCAAACTAGTACAAAAATATTTTATCATTAACTAATAATAATAAAAAGTCTTTATTTAAGATTTTTTATGAATAAATATTTTTTATTTTTAAAATTGTAATAATTTTATATTTATTTTGGCAAAGTTCATTATTTTGTTTATAATTATCAAGTATGCCCTCTTGGCGGAATTGGTAGACGCAGCAGACTCAAAATCTGCCGAGTAAAATCGTATCGGTTCGACTCCGATAGAGGGCACCATTATTAAAAACAAGTTATCAAAATGATATTAAAAAATCTCCTATTTAAAAAAAGGAGATTTTTTATACTTATTTATTGAAAATTATTAAAATTGACTTATCTGTTTTTATAATTGCATCTTGATTGTTTAAAAAACAATTTGAATATGCTCTAGTCGAATAAGGTAATAACATTAAATCTTCAACTTCATATTTTAAACCTTTTATTGTAATTGATGTTTGATGAATAGGAAATAATGTTATGTAAGTGTAGTCTTGATATTTTTCAAATTCAATTTTATTCTCTCCTTTTTGTAAACAAAACATAAATGAGCTTTCATTAAACACTTTAACTCTTTCTTTTGTACAAAACTCAATTAAACTTAAGTTCATATCAACTCTTTTAGTTGGTTTTACTAACATTAATATTTCTGTTGCTCCAAGTTCATATGCTTTTTGAATAGCTTCTTTTCCATCTAAATAATCTTTTTCGTTATTTAATTGAATAAAATCTTCTGAGTTATTTTTAATTAATTCAAGTTCTTCGTTTAAAACATGATCAAAATCACTTATGGCAATATCAACTTTAAAACCTTTATTAATAATATCCAAACAACCTCTTTCAACTCCGATCAATCAATGAGTTTTAGAATAATAAGTTAAATTAATATTATTTTCACAAGCTATAATTAAAAATTTAGTTTTCAATTTCTCTCACCCTTTTAATTAATTCTTCATCAGATAAATTGTCAACAAGATAACTACCAGCAACCAAAATATCTGCTCCTGCATTTTTTGCAATCATAAAGGTTGTTTGATTTATGCCACCATCAACTTGAACGTTATATTTATAATTATTTTTTTGTTTTAAAGCTTTTAAAGCTTTTATTTTTTCTAAGCTATTGTCAATAAATTTTTGACCTCCAAAACCAGGATAAACACTCATAATTAAAATATTATCTAATTCGCTATAATATTTTTTTATTGAATCTATACTTGTATTTGGATTTAAAGCAAGTGATGCTCTAATTTGATTTTGTTGACAAACTTTTATAAACTCTTTAACTTGTTCGCAATTAATAGCTTCAATATGTAATGTAATTTGTTTGACATTTTCTAAAATAAAAGGTTTTAAATATTGTTCCACAGACATATTTTTAATTTCAACCATTAAATGCAAATCCATATTAAAGTTAAATTTATTTGTAATGTCTTTCAAGATTTTAGGTCCAAAACTTAAATTTGGAACAAAATGATAATCCATAACATCATAATGAATTCATTCAATATTAGCTTTTTGAAATTTTTTTAGTTGAGTCTCTAAATTTAAAAAATCAGCTGTTAA
It includes:
- the rpmB gene encoding 50S ribosomal protein L28 codes for the protein MARKDDLTNKGPLSGSSRSHAMNSNKRKWNLNLQKVQVMDENGKVMTLKVSARTLRTLKKHNQLVK
- a CDS encoding Asp23/Gls24 family envelope stress response protein, with product MVDQLIFDVIKDIIVTVPGVISFANSSAKLDQDIKTNDISQAVEISSAAEVIRIKIHIILINGVNIREVVSEIQTRVKYELEKQNQFVRNYMVDVAIDDLEIL
- a CDS encoding DAK2 domain-containing protein; the encoded protein is MKDVEILKGMITSGVNNLYNNYPHIDKLNVFPVPDGDTGTNMNLTCTNGLAEIEKEKFDSIGALMAKFARGLIMGARGNSGVIFSQIIKGFSNAMKNSDTLNINTWKEAFTNAKEVAYAAVMKPVEGTMLTVVRETSEFVNSINDNSIDVKTFWEQTIEVANKSLENTPNLLPALKEVGVVDSGGYGLVKFLEGVQHYAVNFKPVQKLKKLEENNGGNLDLNIEDEFGYCTETIVMLNSDWTNKLKVDPIRSQLEQYGNSSIVVVIDEDIMKIHTHALMPGQVLTYLQQYGEFKTIKVENMTIQAEHQVKTESEGGSGASEAAQKQRTLSKKYATIAVVRSRGMAKYFKEELNIDYVIDGGSKMNPSTNDFLKAIEAVDSEVVYIFPNDSNVLLAAKQAKEVEKLSKVVVLDTKTIPQGMTGYLSLDPEESIKKNESNIVKSLKNVTSVSINKAARDATIDGVVVKEGQFMITVDKKVIMSADKLIDLFTKVLAKYISSKTEIITIFTGVDATFKDVNDLRKLLDENFDVEYEVVDGGQEVYSFIIGIE
- the plsX gene encoding phosphate acyltransferase PlsX, with the translated sequence MNYKKIAFDVMGSDNGLIPAVDAAIKLLGEQKDLKIIFVGKEDLIKNALKNKKYNIEQVDFLDCKEIIEMTDGIIDIRRKKDSSMVKALELVRDGKADAITTGGATAPFIAGCIFIIKRLESIERPAFMPVIPTLIKDKVTLLLDVGANLESDPEDLEKFALMANAYSKSILKVKEPKIALLNIGEEPSKGTEVHKKTYELLKNNSQINFYGNIESRYVTSGFVDVVVTDGYTGNMTLKAAEGMAKNLLFEIKQAITKTLFRKLAALRLKKAFNEVKAKFDYKNHAGAIVLGVDKIAFKSHGSSDVISFYATLKMTYNAIKNDVISNLKTSLNIK
- a CDS encoding ATP-binding cassette domain-containing protein; its protein translation is MKDYVIEFKNYEKKFKKGKIGPLDFNIEKGKITAILGSSGSGKSVAIKTMIGAISKFSGEVKVCGYSKKKRNAHLANKFISFYTQMDFSLYEMNVVTYLKNMSIVLGIKSSQRDEIIDYWLEFFDLKKDKDKQIKNFSWGMQNRLSLIICAMKNSDIFVLDEPGANLDSAWRNKLKNLLIDYKKKGKTILFTSHNIDEVNDLIDYYVILGENGNQMFKGSKEELDLYSKYKLYFCEDFDYEGLKTFLNSKNIKVFKHDKIENSIVFATRSTKEINWVFLYLIKETSPVQNLVRLPINMNSIYKAIEGKDTIKKVETKDSNKVEKERFLNKKEIVKN
- the rnc gene encoding ribonuclease III; this translates as MKSFFAKIGIKQINSDLYAEALTHNSYSNENRRAKNYQRLEFLGDAILQQKVSEYLFKNYPKSNEGILTKYRSSIVRQETLAKLSRAIGLGNYIRLGIGEHEAKGYEKDTILADVYESVTAAIYLDLGNDALNNWLNQTIFNKNNLNNFLDSIRDFKSELQELIQIDKRSDLSYIIANQEKIHENKILFTVNCILDGMIYGIGEGFNKKQAEQQAAKNALSKIKTVKNIK
- a CDS encoding FtsX-like permease family protein; translated protein: MSIFTMIVMGMLATPLQLSLKAQSIKNNTNQWDTQMQYKFRYNPNFMDDVLYKGNPYKINYEQETVKITKQYTDGFGWFTNEAHELIDDYVNNWVEHSNKIKKVDENAALQFKADIIYNFCYYLSRGGKDYEYKVKVEPDKKNQNSKEHSYVVDDEGNTTIKFANVFKSEVFEEMALFNSSRNIQSYITNKILSIINQKEQDLNYNVFQKLYTKSAVGNVNHTYSIESYNSLLTSQKDANLNNLVIQKSTKTILEEVTKDSGEIEAFVNDLFLKSNNLKIGDTFSVSYPTKANSKISLNFRIIGIANKYSALTPSHESYLDSTNNYSQIYVDKSFFNEEVLFSNNFLGENFMLPNSASIDQDRMVKNSKYNMNSYIVSDPTINFEGMISAGITPFKAMGKHEQIDKLTNLKIMTWIFSIIGGILLFLAFFFITFVLKKEINNTRKQLGVFKSLGYKTRELTWIFSIKTFMTMFVAIIFGYILSIPFQIKAASEVYANIVIFDYQQIYTNPIFLVVLIFIIPLIFALVSYFVIYSYLNEGALDLMNNAPKQKNYKWLSIAIYITVPITLIYFAFNRLLLYFLKKKDLGFSYRMQENFISFGKGKFILIMILIGFSSFLFTIQMRALPIINNMINGAFNIYTKDTNHIYNYWRNSKLAIKDKIVVDNSSNTPKINYVDYNEAGSVEDFIEKEGKKYFNKYDQISILMEKISILRTNNKAKIDEMVLDSYKRIVPIFYNIISLTYPLDQLSDNQFENAMNNMLLNLNKILDQKTSLDEKKMAAKNLFDNVSKWSDSDNNLYHIKNKDENLNNAVKLSDVAKYICVSTETGYSDCNNVEGYRQNILKNYLGGKVNSGSWNQNGTDDDQTQVNEVDKYLNTILKSWISEFAIKDFNSNDKTNEQFIASNTVLFNSSTDLLAYGISSYVTNNQNIDIDNTNVIAIDTTGKFGNPRTIFNINDIGDNQLELLRYDNEINTNVLVSQRIAKILNLSVGDTFDLQLGREGTIGLKANIVGIVSADNMSQNIFVDYNYLLKRFGDELIPNDEQFFNKKYSINKSLEGDFDLKKLQQSQLNLENKLTTTTVLTSSGVNAKEWIGPSLDIYFKNFESILKSNNIQIPNAILEPIKTFISKFVKDADDKMVYALSASSLNMSLVVLPLLKAAINAIMAEMSNTMLMYILIDILLLVILLIVIMNIVVTDAINIITIMRSMGYKDIQVNWMVMGRYLTGSLITFFGAYGMSWLMWWIVKIVIWNKLQVLISLPILVYIPFVSFIAIGGIMLIGWLAAMWQIKKQPLTYLVN